A single window of Intrasporangium calvum DSM 43043 DNA harbors:
- a CDS encoding copper chaperone PCu(A)C has translation MLSLAACGTAADPGTSSSDPTAGAATPAAVPSARPSNDAPAGTVTLESGWAKAGSGMTAVFGTVTNRSDQDLTITGGTSPSAGEVQVHTMAKQADGSMTMMQKKGGLSVPAGESVDLAPGGDHLMLLGLTGPLVNGDDVVLVMVTSRGDELAWTVPVRTFAGAEETYVPEGD, from the coding sequence ATGTTGAGCCTCGCGGCGTGCGGCACGGCCGCCGACCCGGGCACGTCGTCCTCGGATCCGACGGCCGGTGCCGCGACCCCCGCCGCGGTCCCGTCGGCCCGTCCGTCGAACGACGCGCCGGCGGGGACCGTGACGCTCGAGTCCGGCTGGGCCAAGGCCGGCTCCGGGATGACCGCGGTCTTCGGGACCGTCACGAACCGCTCGGACCAGGACCTCACCATCACCGGGGGCACCAGTCCCTCGGCCGGCGAGGTGCAGGTGCACACCATGGCCAAACAGGCCGACGGCTCGATGACGATGATGCAGAAGAAGGGCGGCCTGAGCGTGCCGGCCGGCGAGTCCGTCGACCTCGCGCCCGGGGGTGACCACCTGATGCTCCTCGGGCTCACCGGGCCCCTCGTCAACGGCGACGACGTCGTGCTGGTCATGGTCACGAGCCGTGGTGACGAGCTCGCGTGGACCGTGCCGGTCAGGACGTTCGCGGGCGCCGAGGAGACGTACGTCCCAGAGGGCGACTGA
- a CDS encoding Dyp-type peroxidase → MEGLDRRAVLRTGLLAGGAGAAAVAATHLAVEANRAGVGSRAAAPTAVRPAVLPFRGSRQSGVVDAPQPFAAFVGLDLPEGATRLTCRRLMRVWTDDIERLMAARGPLTDLEPELAAVPSRLSVTVAVGPGFYAAAGLDAVRPSWLAPLPAFAVDRLNRDWPQTDVLLQIRADSPVSVAHAARRLVVGAEPLAVQRWVQRGFREPLTDARPGMPFRNLFGQVDGTVQPATDGSDDRLVWLGADPATGGDGAEAAGTPAPKGLAGGTSLVIRRIAMNLDTWDQIDRAGREHAVGRRLGSGAPLTGRVEADLPDLAATDDLGFPVIDPVSHVRRAMATEPHERILRAPYSYDDPPAPGQRSNCGLVFVSFQADPVRQFVPIQQRLAEADLLNIWTTPLSSGVYAVLPGAQAGEDLGAALLD, encoded by the coding sequence ATGGAGGGCCTCGACCGGCGGGCCGTGCTGCGCACCGGGCTGCTCGCCGGGGGTGCCGGTGCCGCAGCCGTTGCCGCGACCCATCTCGCGGTGGAGGCGAACCGGGCCGGCGTGGGGTCGCGGGCGGCGGCCCCCACAGCGGTACGGCCTGCCGTCCTGCCGTTCCGCGGGAGCCGCCAGTCCGGCGTGGTCGATGCGCCGCAGCCGTTCGCGGCCTTCGTCGGGCTCGACCTTCCTGAGGGGGCGACCAGGCTGACGTGTCGCCGGCTCATGCGGGTGTGGACCGACGACATCGAGCGGCTCATGGCGGCCCGGGGACCGCTGACGGACCTCGAGCCGGAGCTCGCCGCGGTGCCGTCGCGTCTCAGCGTCACGGTCGCGGTCGGGCCCGGCTTCTACGCTGCGGCAGGGCTGGACGCGGTGCGCCCGTCCTGGCTGGCGCCGTTGCCCGCCTTTGCGGTCGACCGGCTCAACCGGGACTGGCCCCAGACCGACGTGCTGCTGCAGATCCGCGCCGACTCGCCGGTCTCGGTCGCCCACGCCGCGCGCCGGCTCGTCGTGGGGGCCGAACCGCTCGCCGTCCAGCGGTGGGTCCAGCGGGGCTTCCGTGAGCCACTCACGGACGCGCGACCGGGGATGCCGTTTCGCAACCTCTTCGGCCAGGTCGACGGAACGGTCCAGCCGGCGACGGACGGCAGCGACGACCGCCTGGTCTGGCTCGGCGCCGATCCGGCGACCGGGGGCGACGGTGCCGAGGCTGCGGGGACCCCAGCCCCGAAGGGGCTGGCCGGCGGCACCTCCCTCGTCATCCGGCGCATCGCGATGAACCTCGACACCTGGGACCAGATCGACCGTGCCGGGCGCGAGCACGCCGTCGGCAGGCGACTCGGCTCGGGGGCGCCCCTCACCGGACGGGTCGAGGCGGACCTACCGGATCTCGCCGCGACGGACGATCTCGGCTTCCCGGTCATCGACCCGGTCTCGCACGTGCGCCGGGCGATGGCGACGGAGCCCCATGAGCGGATCCTGCGCGCCCCCTACTCCTATGACGATCCGCCGGCCCCGGGGCAGCGCTCCAACTGCGGACTGGTCTTCGTCTCGTTCCAGGCCGACCCCGTGCGCCAGTTCGTCCCGATCCAGCAGCGACTGGCCGAGGCCGACCTGTTGAACATCTGGACGACACCGCTGAGCAGCGGCGTCTACGCCGTCCTGCCGGGCGCTCAGGCGGGCGAGGACCTCGGCGCGGCCTTGCTCGACTGA
- a CDS encoding 3-isopropylmalate dehydrogenase encodes MGAAQRTEGAKKDYSIAVIGGDGIGPEVVGEGLKVLAAATAGSTTFSTTDYDLGARRWHATGETLPDSVLEELRGHDAILLGAIGDPSVPSGVLERGVLLPIRFALDHYVNLRPARLFPGVASPLDVARVAPDGIDFVVVREGTEGPYTGNGGSLRVGTPHEIATEVSVNTRFGVERVVRDAFARAQARPRRHLTLVHKHNVLTHAGHLWRRTVDEVAVDFPDVETAYQHVDAATIFMATDPGRFDVIVTDNLFGDIITDIAAAIAGGIGLAASGNINPARTTPSMFEPVHGSAPDIAGQGKADPTAAVLSVGMLLTHLGLAAEAARVEAAVAADLAERGSAVRSTTQVGDAIAARL; translated from the coding sequence ATGGGAGCAGCGCAGCGCACAGAGGGCGCCAAGAAGGACTACTCGATCGCCGTGATCGGCGGCGACGGGATCGGCCCCGAGGTCGTCGGCGAAGGGCTCAAGGTCCTGGCGGCGGCCACCGCCGGGAGCACGACGTTCTCCACCACCGACTATGACCTCGGCGCTCGCCGCTGGCACGCCACCGGGGAGACCCTGCCCGACTCGGTCCTCGAGGAGCTGCGCGGCCACGACGCGATCCTCCTCGGAGCGATCGGCGACCCCTCGGTCCCGAGCGGCGTCCTCGAGCGGGGCGTGCTCCTGCCCATCCGCTTCGCGCTCGACCACTACGTCAACCTCCGCCCGGCGAGGCTCTTCCCCGGTGTGGCCAGCCCCCTGGACGTCGCCCGCGTGGCACCGGACGGCATCGACTTCGTCGTGGTCCGCGAGGGCACCGAGGGCCCCTACACCGGCAACGGCGGGTCCCTTCGCGTCGGCACGCCCCACGAGATCGCCACCGAGGTCAGCGTCAACACCCGCTTCGGGGTCGAGCGGGTCGTTCGGGACGCGTTCGCCCGCGCGCAGGCCCGCCCCCGCCGCCACCTCACCCTCGTGCACAAGCACAACGTCCTCACGCACGCGGGTCACCTGTGGCGCCGGACCGTGGACGAGGTGGCCGTGGACTTCCCCGACGTCGAGACGGCTTACCAGCACGTCGACGCGGCCACGATCTTCATGGCGACCGACCCGGGTCGCTTCGACGTCATCGTCACGGACAACCTCTTCGGCGACATCATCACCGACATCGCCGCCGCCATCGCGGGCGGGATCGGCCTCGCCGCATCGGGCAACATCAACCCGGCGCGGACGACGCCGAGCATGTTCGAGCCCGTGCACGGGTCGGCCCCGGACATCGCCGGCCAGGGCAAGGCCGACCCCACGGCCGCGGTCCTCTCGGTGGGGATGCTCCTCACCCATCTGGGGCTCGCAGCCGAGGCGGCCCGGGTCGAAGCCGCCGTCGCAGCCGACCTCGCGGAGCGGGGGAGCGCGGTTCGCTCCACCACCCAGGTCGGCGACGCGATCGCCGCTCGCCTCTGA
- a CDS encoding amino acid permease, which translates to MSVPPSSDQELANRAAADLHDDEALLAELGYKQELHRGMSGFSNFAVSFSIISILAGCITTYYLAMDAGGPIAISIGWPVVGIFVLCVALAMAEICSVYPTAGGLYYWAGRLARRNKRIWAWYVGWFNFLGEIAVTAAIDYGAAITWMALLNLTFGLEVTATSTFVAFLVIIALHGLLNTFGVNLVKVLSNVSAWWHLIGVAVIVGILWLVPDQHQSLSWTFTEFRNETGFDVTILGFLPYAFLVGLLMAQYTYTGYDASAHVAEETKGAAIEAPKGIVRSVWVSIIAGWILLVSVTAAIQDYDAQRATVTGLPPAQIFIDAAGAGLGKFMLLIAAVAQFFCGMASVTANSRMSFAFSRDNALPGSRWWSKVNPRTGTPTNSIWLCVAGSIVVALPALWSIVAYAAVTSIAVIGLYIAYIVPVFLRRTHPEFRPGRWNLGRWSAPIGWIAIGWVAIIVVLFMLPAYAPGTWGDDTFNYAPIAVGVVIVFATVMWFAVGRNHFMRDVPEGHDTKAPAELLG; encoded by the coding sequence ATGAGCGTTCCTCCTTCATCCGATCAGGAGCTGGCCAACCGGGCGGCTGCTGACCTCCACGACGACGAAGCCCTGCTCGCGGAACTCGGCTACAAGCAGGAGCTGCACCGGGGCATGAGCGGCTTCTCGAACTTTGCCGTCTCGTTCTCGATCATCTCCATCCTTGCCGGGTGCATCACGACCTACTACCTGGCCATGGACGCTGGTGGCCCGATCGCCATCTCGATCGGCTGGCCCGTCGTCGGCATCTTCGTCCTCTGCGTGGCCCTTGCGATGGCCGAGATCTGCTCGGTCTACCCGACGGCCGGTGGTCTCTACTACTGGGCCGGGCGGCTCGCCCGCCGGAACAAGCGCATCTGGGCCTGGTACGTCGGCTGGTTCAACTTCCTCGGAGAGATCGCCGTGACCGCGGCGATCGACTACGGAGCGGCCATCACCTGGATGGCTCTGCTCAACCTGACCTTCGGCCTCGAGGTCACCGCGACCAGCACCTTCGTCGCGTTCCTCGTCATCATCGCGCTGCACGGGCTGCTCAACACCTTCGGCGTCAACCTCGTCAAGGTCCTCTCCAACGTCAGCGCCTGGTGGCACCTCATCGGTGTCGCCGTCATCGTCGGAATCCTCTGGCTCGTGCCCGACCAGCACCAGTCGCTCTCGTGGACCTTCACCGAGTTCCGCAACGAGACCGGCTTCGATGTGACGATCCTGGGCTTCCTGCCCTACGCGTTCCTCGTCGGCCTGCTCATGGCCCAGTACACCTACACGGGCTATGACGCCTCGGCCCACGTCGCGGAGGAGACCAAGGGTGCCGCCATCGAGGCGCCCAAGGGGATCGTCCGCTCGGTCTGGGTGTCGATCATCGCCGGCTGGATCCTGCTCGTCTCCGTCACGGCCGCGATCCAGGACTACGACGCCCAGCGCGCCACCGTGACCGGGCTGCCTCCTGCCCAGATCTTCATCGACGCGGCGGGGGCCGGGCTCGGCAAGTTCATGCTCCTCATCGCGGCGGTCGCCCAGTTCTTCTGCGGGATGGCCTCGGTGACGGCCAACTCGCGGATGTCGTTCGCCTTCTCGCGCGACAACGCGCTGCCGGGCTCGCGCTGGTGGTCGAAGGTCAACCCCCGGACCGGGACTCCGACCAACTCCATCTGGCTGTGCGTCGCCGGTTCCATCGTCGTCGCCCTACCGGCGCTGTGGAGCATCGTCGCCTACGCGGCGGTGACGTCGATCGCCGTGATCGGGCTCTACATCGCCTACATCGTCCCGGTCTTCCTGCGTCGCACTCACCCGGAGTTCCGGCCCGGGCGCTGGAACCTCGGGCGCTGGAGCGCGCCGATCGGCTGGATCGCGATCGGCTGGGTGGCGATCATCGTCGTCCTGTTCATGCTGCCCGCCTACGCCCCGGGCACGTGGGGGGACGACACGTTCAACTACGCGCCGATCGCCGTCGGAGTCGTCATCGTCTTCGCGACGGTCATGTGGTTCGCCGTGGGGCGAAACCACTTCATGCGGGACGTCCCCGAGGGCCATGACACGAAGGCCCCCGCGGAGCTGCTGGGCTGA
- the serA gene encoding phosphoglycerate dehydrogenase — translation MTKPVVLIAEELSPATIEALGPDFEVRTCDGANRDELLPALADVDAVLIRSATKMDGEAIAAGRRLKVIARAGVGLDNVDVQAATQAGVMVVNAPTSNITSAAELAIALLLATARNIAPANQALKGGAWKRSKYSGVELLDKTVGVVGLGRIGALVAERLKGFGMKVIAYDPYASPAKAGLVGAQLVSLDELLAQSDFITVHLPKTPETIGLIGEDALSKVKPSVRVINAARGGIVDEAALARAVAEGRVAGAGIDVFATEPTTESPLFEHESVVVTPHLGASTEEAQEKAGISVAKSVRLALSGELVPDAVNVSSGYIAEEVRPGIPLVEKLGRIFTAVAGAVPAQLDVEVRGEITEHDVSVWKLVALKGLFTDVVEDPVTYVNAPVLAEQRDCQVRLVTDAAAGDFRNVTTLRGTLSDGSIVSVSGTLTGPKMVEKLVGINGYDLEVPLSDHMLIFEYSDRPGIIGAVGRILGDSGVNIGGMQVSRAADQAIGVLNVDSAVSSQLAAEIAAAVDAKTFTVVNLQD, via the coding sequence GTGACCAAGCCCGTTGTGCTCATCGCCGAAGAGCTGTCACCCGCAACGATCGAGGCCCTCGGCCCCGACTTCGAGGTCCGTACCTGCGACGGAGCCAACCGTGACGAGCTCCTCCCTGCTCTCGCCGACGTCGACGCGGTCCTGATCCGCTCGGCCACGAAGATGGACGGTGAGGCGATCGCGGCAGGCCGGCGCCTCAAGGTCATCGCACGCGCGGGTGTCGGTCTCGACAACGTCGACGTCCAGGCAGCGACGCAGGCGGGCGTCATGGTCGTCAACGCACCGACCTCCAACATCACCTCCGCCGCGGAGCTCGCCATCGCTCTCCTGCTGGCCACGGCGCGCAACATCGCGCCGGCCAACCAGGCGCTCAAGGGGGGCGCCTGGAAGCGGAGCAAGTACTCGGGTGTCGAGCTGTTGGACAAGACGGTCGGTGTGGTGGGCCTCGGTCGGATCGGCGCGCTCGTCGCAGAGCGCCTCAAGGGGTTCGGGATGAAGGTCATCGCCTACGACCCCTACGCGTCCCCGGCCAAGGCCGGTCTCGTCGGTGCGCAGCTCGTCAGCCTCGACGAGCTGCTCGCCCAGTCCGACTTCATCACGGTGCACCTGCCGAAGACCCCCGAGACGATCGGGCTCATCGGCGAGGACGCACTCTCCAAGGTGAAGCCGTCGGTGCGCGTCATCAATGCGGCCCGCGGCGGCATCGTCGACGAGGCAGCCCTGGCCCGGGCGGTGGCCGAGGGCCGAGTGGCCGGTGCCGGCATCGACGTGTTCGCCACCGAGCCCACCACCGAGTCCCCCCTCTTCGAGCACGAGTCGGTGGTCGTGACCCCGCACCTCGGTGCGTCCACCGAGGAGGCGCAGGAGAAGGCCGGCATCTCGGTGGCCAAGTCGGTCCGGCTGGCCCTTTCCGGCGAGCTCGTTCCCGACGCAGTCAACGTGTCGAGCGGCTACATCGCCGAGGAGGTCCGCCCGGGCATTCCGCTCGTCGAGAAGCTCGGCCGGATCTTCACTGCCGTCGCGGGGGCGGTTCCGGCACAGCTCGACGTCGAGGTCCGGGGTGAGATCACCGAGCACGACGTCAGCGTCTGGAAGCTGGTCGCGCTCAAGGGCCTGTTCACCGACGTCGTCGAGGACCCGGTGACCTACGTCAACGCCCCGGTGCTGGCCGAGCAGCGGGACTGCCAGGTCCGACTGGTCACCGACGCGGCCGCGGGCGACTTCCGCAACGTCACGACGCTGCGTGGCACGTTGAGCGACGGCTCGATCGTCAGCGTCTCCGGCACGCTGACTGGACCGAAGATGGTCGAGAAGCTCGTCGGCATCAACGGCTACGACCTCGAGGTCCCCCTCTCGGACCACATGCTGATCTTCGAGTACTCCGACCGCCCCGGCATCATCGGCGCCGTCGGCCGGATCCTCGGCGACTCCGGCGTCAACATCGGCGGCATGCAGGTGTCCCGTGCGGCCGACCAGGCCATCGGGGTGCTCAACGTGGACAGCGCGGTGTCATCGCAGCTGGCTGCGGAGATCGCTGCCGCGGTCGACGCGAAGACGTTCACCGTCGTAAACCTGCAGGACTGA
- a CDS encoding branched-chain amino acid aminotransferase, with product MTQLSFEVTRREDATSSERIAQVHENPGFGKTFTDHMVVIDWSAADGWTDARVQPYGPFQLDPAAAVLHYAQEIFEGMKAYRHADGSVWTFRPEANAARFARSARRLALPELPEADFIESLRQLVAVDQEWVPAAEGEKSLYLRPFMFASEAFLGVRPAQRVTYSVIASPAGAYFTGGLKPVTLWISTSYARAGAGGTGAAKCGGNYASSLAGQLEGAEHGCDQAVFLDSSTHTYIEELGGMNLFFVTRDRKIVTPELTGTILEGVTRASILELAKELDLEPEERRIRIDEWKEGAASGDIVEIFACGTAAVVTPVGELRWDGGSVDHRRDGHEDTVASAIRSRLLDIQYGRAEDSHGWMTRLV from the coding sequence ATGACCCAGTTGTCCTTCGAGGTCACCCGTCGTGAGGACGCCACCTCGTCCGAGCGGATCGCCCAGGTGCACGAGAATCCCGGGTTCGGCAAGACCTTCACCGACCACATGGTCGTCATCGACTGGAGCGCCGCCGACGGGTGGACCGACGCGCGGGTCCAGCCCTACGGCCCGTTCCAGCTCGACCCCGCCGCTGCGGTGCTGCACTATGCCCAGGAGATCTTCGAGGGCATGAAGGCCTATCGGCACGCGGACGGCTCCGTCTGGACGTTCCGCCCGGAGGCCAACGCCGCCCGGTTCGCCCGTTCGGCTCGGCGGCTGGCGCTGCCGGAGCTGCCCGAGGCCGACTTCATCGAGTCGCTGCGACAGCTCGTCGCGGTCGACCAGGAGTGGGTCCCTGCAGCCGAGGGAGAGAAGAGCCTCTACCTGCGCCCGTTCATGTTCGCGTCGGAGGCCTTCCTCGGGGTCCGCCCGGCGCAGCGGGTCACCTACTCGGTCATCGCCTCACCGGCGGGCGCGTACTTCACCGGCGGCCTCAAGCCGGTGACCCTGTGGATCTCCACGTCGTACGCGCGCGCCGGCGCCGGCGGCACGGGCGCCGCCAAGTGCGGCGGGAACTACGCATCCTCCCTCGCCGGGCAGCTCGAGGGCGCCGAGCACGGCTGTGACCAGGCGGTGTTCCTCGACTCGTCGACGCACACCTACATCGAGGAGCTGGGTGGGATGAACCTCTTCTTCGTCACCAGGGACCGCAAGATCGTCACACCCGAGCTGACCGGAACGATCCTCGAGGGCGTCACGCGGGCCTCGATCCTCGAGCTCGCCAAGGAGCTCGACCTCGAGCCCGAGGAGCGGCGGATCCGGATCGACGAGTGGAAGGAAGGCGCTGCCTCCGGAGACATCGTCGAGATCTTCGCCTGCGGCACCGCCGCCGTCGTGACGCCTGTCGGTGAGCTGCGGTGGGACGGCGGCTCGGTCGACCACCGCCGCGACGGCCACGAGGACACGGTGGCCAGCGCGATCCGCAGCAGGCTCCTCGACATCCAGTACGGCCGGGCCGAGGACTCCCACGGGTGGATGACGCGCCTCGTCTGA
- a CDS encoding Cof-type HAD-IIB family hydrolase produces the protein MDDAPRLIATDLDGTLLRSDGTLSHRTAAVLGAVEEAGIEVVFVTARPPRWLDELASAVGGHGTAICANGAFVYDVAARRVRTSSGFEHGLVRDIVADLRRAVPDVAFAAERGSGLWFESEFPHDPSHVVPGDAVEAAIDDLDDEAVGKLLAKSATLGDDEFLERATAVVGDRAHVAFSGAGGLAEINAAGVTKAVALERWSARLGIGAERVWAFGDMPNDVPMIRWAGVGWAVANAHAEVRAVADRVCPSNDDDGVAVTLERLLQQMV, from the coding sequence GTGGATGACGCGCCTCGTCTGATCGCGACCGACCTCGACGGCACGCTGCTCCGGTCCGACGGGACGCTCTCCCACCGGACCGCGGCAGTTCTCGGCGCGGTCGAGGAGGCCGGCATCGAGGTCGTCTTCGTCACCGCCCGCCCGCCGCGCTGGCTCGACGAGCTTGCGTCTGCTGTGGGTGGGCACGGCACCGCCATCTGCGCCAACGGAGCGTTCGTCTACGACGTCGCGGCGAGGAGAGTGCGGACCAGCTCCGGTTTCGAGCATGGTCTCGTCCGCGACATCGTCGCTGACCTGCGCCGAGCGGTGCCGGACGTCGCCTTCGCAGCGGAGCGGGGCAGCGGCCTGTGGTTCGAGTCGGAGTTCCCCCACGATCCGTCCCATGTCGTCCCCGGGGACGCGGTCGAGGCCGCGATCGATGATCTCGACGACGAGGCGGTGGGCAAGCTGCTGGCCAAGTCGGCGACGCTCGGGGACGACGAGTTCCTCGAGCGGGCGACTGCGGTGGTCGGCGACCGGGCGCACGTCGCCTTCTCCGGCGCCGGCGGCCTGGCCGAGATCAACGCGGCTGGGGTGACCAAGGCAGTCGCGCTCGAGCGGTGGTCGGCCCGGCTGGGGATCGGGGCAGAGCGCGTGTGGGCCTTCGGCGACATGCCGAACGACGTGCCGATGATCCGCTGGGCCGGAGTCGGCTGGGCGGTCGCCAACGCCCACGCCGAGGTGCGAGCGGTGGCCGACCGGGTCTGCCCGTCGAACGACGACGACGGGGTCGCGGTGACCCTCGAGCGACTCCTTCAACAAATGGTTTGA